The proteins below are encoded in one region of Meriones unguiculatus strain TT.TT164.6M chromosome 18, Bangor_MerUng_6.1, whole genome shotgun sequence:
- the Mapkbp1 gene encoding mitogen-activated protein kinase-binding protein 1 isoform X2 yields the protein MAGEGSTITSRLKNLLRSPSIKLRRSKAGNRREDLSSKVTLEKVLGVTVSGGRGLACDPRSGLVAYPAGCVVVLFSPRKHKQHHILNSSRKTITALAFSPDGKYLVTGESGHMPAVRVWDVAERSQVAELQEHKYGVACVAFSPSAKYIVSVGYQHDMIVNVWAWKKNIVVASNKVSSRVTAVSFSEDCSYFVTAGNRHIKFWYLDDSKTSKVNATVPLLGRSGLLGELRNNLFTDVACGRGKKADSTFCITSSGLLCEFSDRRLLDKWVELRTTVAHCISVSQEYIFCGCADGTVRLFNPSNLHFLSTLPRPHALGTDIASITEASCLFSGGADARYPDTIALTFDPTNQWLSCVYNDHSIYVWDVRDPKKVGKVYSALYHSSCVWSVEVYPEVKDSNQACLPPSSFITCSSDNTIRLWNTESSGVHGSTLHRNILSNDLIKIIYVDGNTQALLDTELPGGDKADGSLMDPRVGIRSVCISPNGQHLASGDRMGTLRVHELQSLNEMLKVEAHDSEILCLEYSKPDTGLKLLASASRDRLIHVLDAGREYSLQQTLDEHSSSITAVKFAASDGQVRMISCGADKSIYFRTAQKSGEGVQFTRTHHVVRKTTLYDMDVEPSWKYTAIGCQDRNIRIFNISSGKQKKLYKGSQGEDGTLIKVQTDPSGIYIATSCSDKNLSIFDFSSGECVATMFGHSEIVTGMKFSNDCKHLISVSGDSCIFVWRLSSEMTISMRQRLAELRQRQRGSKQQGPTSPQRASGPKQHQVPVIPPSGPALSSDSDKEGEDEGTEEEELPALPILGKSTKKDPGSSPALLRSLSHWEMSQAQETMEFLGPPPAVNTGPKRRGRWAQPGVELSVRSMLDLRQLETLAPSPRGPSQDSLAESPAGPGKHGPQAPELSYASQNEKAPQLQASQPCSCPHIIQLLSQEEGVFAQDLEPSPIEDGIVYPEPSDSPTMDTSAFQVQAPSRGSLGRVYPGSRGSEKHSPDSACSVDYSSSRLSSPEHPNEDSESTEPLSVDGISSDLEEPAEGEEEEEEEGGTGLCGLQEGSPHTPDQEQFLKQHFETLANGAAPGGPARVQERTESRSISSRFLLQVQTSPLREPSLSSSSLTLSRPDQVAQVSGEQLKGSGATPPGAPPEKEPSSGNSGPQRVAPVLLPRRRNNLDSSWAPKKVAAARPLAALQKAQSVHCLVAHDELPSSRPLPSREVEIQGSLGSLPQADGHPSRPHSYQSPTTSSMAKLARSISVGENPGLAAEPPAPTPARISPFNKPALPSRAHLVLDIPKPLPDRPTLTTFSPVTKVLVHSEAEQTGSLVSLGKAHTAVVGEGTTHKPRTECQAHPSPKHPCAQQLLQGPERLQPPTPEKTPNAMEGTRPGAAPNQDPELALSLQQCEQLVAELRGNVHQAVHLYHLVTSCKTPSAEQSHITRLLRDTFSSVRQELEALAGAALSSPGGSPGAVGAEQTQALLEQYSELLLRAVERRMECRL from the exons GTGACCTTGGAGAAGGTGCTGGGAGTAACAGTATCTGGAGGCAGAGGACTTGCCTGTGATCCCCGATCAGGTTTAGTTGCCTATCCAGCTGG GTGTGTGGTTGTGCTCTTCAGTCCCCGGAAACATAAGCAGCACCATATCCTCAACAGCTCCAG GAAAACCATTACTGCCCTTGCCTTCTCCCCTGATGGCAAGTACTTGGTCACTGGAGAG AGTGGGCACATGCCTGCCGTGCGGGTTTGGGATGTGGCGGAACGGAGCCAGGTGGCAGAGCTGCAAGAGCATAAGTATGGCGTGGCTTGTGTGGCTTTCTCCCCTAGTGCCAAGTACATTGTCTCTGTGGGTTACCAGCATGATATGATTGTCAACGTGTGGGCCTGGAAG AAAAACATTGTGGTGGCCTCCAATAAAGTGTCTAGTCGGGTGACAGCAGTGTCCTTTTCTGAAGACTGCAGCTACTTTGTCACTGCAGGCAACCGGCACATCAAATTCTGGTACCTCGATGACAGCAAGACCTCGAAG GTGAACGCCACTGTGCCCCTGCTGGGCCGCTCAGGGCTGCTGGGCGAGCTGCGGAACAACCTGTTCACTGATGTGGCATGTGGCCGAGGGAAAAAGGCTGACAGCACTTTCTGTATCACCTCATCGGGGTTGCTGTGCGAGTTCAGTGATCGAAGGCTTCTGGACAAATGGGTGGAGCTAAGA ACCACTGTGGCCCACTGCATCTCTGTCAGCCAGGAGTACATCTTCTGTGGCTGTGCTGACGGTACTGTGCGCCTGTTCAATCCCTCCAACCTGCACTTCCTCAGTACCTTACCCAGACCCCATGCCCTGGGAACGGACATCGCCAGCATCACCGAGGCCAG cTGCCTCTTCTCTGGAGGGGCTGATGCCAGGTACCCAGACACCATTGCCTTGACCTTTGATCCAACTAATCAGTGGCTGTCTTGTGTATACAACGACCACAGCATCTATGTTTGGGATGTGAGGGACCCCAAGAAAGTGGGCAAGGTGTACTCAGCTCTGTAtcattcttcctgtgtctggagTGTGGAG GTCTACCCAGAGGTGAAGGACAGTAATCAGGCCTGTCTTCCCCCCAGTTCCTTTATCACCTGCTCCTCAGACAACACCATCCGCCTGTGGAACACAGAGAGCTCTGGGGTACATGGCTCTACCCTGCACCGAAACATCCTCAGCAAT GATCTCATTAAGATCATTTATGTAGACGGGAACACTCAGGCTctgttggacactgagctccctGGAGGAGACAAAGCTGATGGGTCCTTGATGGATCCCCGAGTAGGCATCCGTTCTGTGTGCATCAGCCCCAATGGACAGCACCTAGCTTCAGGAGACCGAATGGGGACCCTGAG GGTACATGAGCTGCAGTCACTGAATGAGATGCTGAAGGTAGAGGCCCATGACTCTGAGATCTTGTGCCTGGAATACTCTAAGCCAGACACAG GTCTGAAGCTGCTAGCCTCAGCAAGCCGGGACCGTCTGATCCATGTGCTGGACGCTGGGCGGGAGTACAGCCTGCAGCAGACACTGGACGAGCACTCCTCCTCTATCACTGCTGTCAAGTTTGCAG CCAGTGATGGGCAAGTGAGAATGATCAGCTGTGGTGCAGACAAGAGCATTTACTTCCGAACTGCACAGAAG TCTGGAGAAGGGGTGCAGTTTACACGAACACACCACGTGGTACGGAAGACAACCCTCTATGACATGGATGTGGAACCCAGCTGGAAGTACACAGCCATCGGCTGCCAAGACCGAAATATTCG GATCTTCAACATCAGCAGCGGGAAGCAGAAAAAGCTGTACAAAGGGTCACAGGGTGAAGACGGCACTCTCATTAAG GTGCAGACAGACCCCTCAGGGATCTACATTGCCACCAGCTGTTCTGATAAGAATCTCTCCATTTTTGACTTCTCCTCAGGCGAGTGTGTGGCCACTATGTTTGGTCACTCAG AGATTGTCACTGGCATGAAATTTAGTAATGATTGCAAACATCTCATCTCTGTGTCAGGGGACAG CTGCATATTTGTCTGGCGCCTGAGCTCTGAGATGACTATCAGCATGAGGCAGCGCCTGGCTGAGTTGCGCCAGCGACAGCGAGGGTCCAAGCAGCAAGGCCCAACCTCTCCCCAAAGGGCTTCTGGACCCAAACA GCACCAAGTTCCAGTGATACCCCCTTCTGGACCAGCTCTTTCCTCAGACAGTGACAaggagggagaggatgagggtACCGAAGAAGAAGAACTGCCAGCTCTGCCCATCCTTGGCAAGAGCACCAAGAAAGATCCAG GCTCTAGTCCAGCCCTGCTCCGAAGCCTGTCTCACTGGGAAATGAGTCAG GCACAAGAGACTATGGAGTTTCTGGGCCCACCTCCTGCAGTGAACACAGGACCCAAAAGAAGAGGGCGCTGGGCTCAGCCAGGCGTGGAGCTGAGTGTTCGCTCCATGCTGGACTTGAGACAGCTAGAGACCTTGGCCCCAAGCCCTCGAGGCCCCAGCCAGGACTCACTGGCTGAGTCCCCAGCTGGTCCTGGGAAGCATGGTCCCCAGGCTCCTGAACTCTCATATGCTAGCCAG AATGAAAAGGCCCCCCAGCTTCAGGCTTCCCAACCCTGTTCCTGTCCCCACATTATCCAGTTGTTGTCACAAGAGGAAGGAGTCTTTGCCCAAGATCTGGAGCCTTCACCCATTGAAGATGGTATTGTCTACCCGGAACCCAGTGACAGCCCCACCATGGATACCAG TGCGTTTCAGGTGCAGGCTCCAAGCCGAGGGTCCCTAGGAAGGGTGTACCCAGGCAGCAGGGGCTCAGAGAAGCACAGTCCTGACAGCGCGTGCTCTGTGGATTACAGCAGCAGCCGGCTCTCCAGCCCTGAGCACCCCAATGAAG ACTCTGAGAGCACAGAGCCCCTAAGTGTGGATGGCATCTCCTCAGACCTTGAAGAGCCGGCCGAgggtgaggaagaagaggaagaagagggaggcacTGGCCTCTGTGGGCTACAAGAAGGCAGCCCTCATACCCCGGATCAGGAGCAGTTTCTAAAACAGCACTTTGAGACTCTGGCCAATGGGGCTGCTCCAG GGGGTCCAGCACGAGTCCAAGAAAGAACAGAGTCTCGGAGCATCTCATCACGATTCCTGCTGCAAGTGCAGACCTCCCCACTCAG GGAACCATCCCTGTCCTCCTCAAGCTTGACCTTGTCAAGACCTGACCAGGTGGCACAGGTATCCGGTGAGCAGCTAAAAGGCAGTGGTGCCACTCCCCCAGGAGCACCCCCAGAAAAGGAACCCTCTTCTGGCAACTCCGGCCCCCAGCGGGTGGCCCCCGTGCTGTTGCCACGACGTCGTAACAACCTGGACAGCAGCTGGGCCCCCAAGAAAGTGGCTGCAGCCCGCCCCTTAGCTGCACTCCAGAAAGCCCAGTCGGTGCACTGCCTGGTAGCACACG ATGAGCTGCCTTCATCGCGTCCCCTGCCCTCCCGGGAGGTGGAGATCCAAGGCAGCTTAGGATCCCTGCCACAAGCTGATGGCCACCCATCTCGGCCCCACTCCTACCAGAGCCCCACCACCAGTTCTATGGCCAAGCTAGCTCGAAGCATTTCTGTTGGTGAGAACCCAGGCCTGGCGGCTGAACCTCCAGCTCCTACACCAGCACGAATCTCACCATTCAACAAACCAGCTCTACCTAGCCGGGCTCACCTTGTTTTGGACATCCCCAAACCACTTCCTGACCGTCCTACTCTGACCACATTCTCACCTGTAACCAAGGTCCTGGTCCACAGTGAAGCAGAACAGACTGGCTCCCTGGTGAGCCTAGGAAAGGCTCACACTGCGGTTGTAGGGGAGGGAACCACTCATAAACCTAGGACAGAGTGCCAAGCTCATCCTAGCCccaaacacccctgtgcccagcaaCTCCTCCAAGGCCCTGAGCGTTTGCAGCCCCCAACCCCCGAGAAGACTCCTAACGCCATGGAAGGCACCAGGCCAGGGGCAGCCCCGAACCAGGACCCAG AACTGGCCTTGAGCCTGCAACAATGTGAACAGCTTGTGGCAGAGCTCCGGGGGAATGTTCACCAGGCCGTGCATCTCTACCACTTG GTGACAAGCTGTAAGACACCTTCAGCAGAGCAGAGTCACATCACCCGTCTCCTGAGAGACACCTTCTCCTCCGTGCGGCAGGAGCTGGAGGCCCTGGCCGGGGCTGCGCTGTCCAGCCCAGGTGGCAGCCCTGGGGCTGTGGGGGCTGAGCAAACTCAGGCCCTGTTGGAGCAGTACTCAGAGCTATTGCTTCGAGCTGTGGAGCGGCGCATGGAGTGCAGACTCTGA
- the Mapkbp1 gene encoding mitogen-activated protein kinase-binding protein 1 isoform X3 codes for MAGEGSTITSRLKNLLRSPSIKLRRSKAGNRREDLSSKVTLEKVLGVTVSGGRGLACDPRSGLVAYPAGCVVVLFSPRKHKQHHILNSSRKTITALAFSPDGKYLVTGESGHMPAVRVWDVAERSQVAELQEHKYGVACVAFSPSAKYIVSVGYQHDMIVNVWAWKKNIVVASNKVSSRVTAVSFSEDCSYFVTAGNRHIKFWYLDDSKTSKVNATVPLLGRSGLLGELRNNLFTDVACGRGKKADSTFCITSSGLLCEFSDRRLLDKWVELRNTDSFTTTVAHCISVSQEYIFCGCADGTVRLFNPSNLHFLSTLPRPHALGTDIASITEASCLFSGGADARYPDTIALTFDPTNQWLSCVYNDHSIYVWDVRDPKKVGKVYSALYHSSCVWSVEVYPEVKDSNQACLPPSSFITCSSDNTIRLWNTESSGVHGSTLHRNILSNDLIKIIYVDGNTQALLDTELPGGDKADGSLMDPRVGIRSVCISPNGQHLASGDRMGTLRVHELQSLNEMLKVEAHDSEILCLEYSKPDTGLKLLASASRDRLIHVLDAGREYSLQQTLDEHSSSITAVKFAASDGQVRMISCGADKSIYFRTAQKSGEGVQFTRTHHVVRKTTLYDMDVEPSWKYTAIGCQDRNIRIFNISSGKQKKLYKGSQGEDGTLIKVQTDPSGIYIATSCSDKNLSIFDFSSGECVATMFGHSEIVTGMKFSNDCKHLISVSGDSCIFVWRLSSEMTISMRQRLAELRQRQRGSKQQGPTSPQRASGPKQHQVPVIPPSGPALSSDSDKEGEDEGTEEEELPALPILGKSTKKDPGSSPALLRSLSHWEMSQAQETMEFLGPPPAVNTGPKRRGRWAQPGVELSVRSMLDLRQLETLAPSPRGPSQDSLAESPAGPGKHGPQAPELSYASQNEKAPQLQASQPCSCPHIIQLLSQEEGVFAQDLEPSPIEDGIVYPEPSDSPTMDTSAFQVQAPSRGSLGRVYPGSRGSEKHSPDSACSVDYSSSRLSSPEHPNEDLEEPAEGEEEEEEEGGTGLCGLQEGSPHTPDQEQFLKQHFETLANGAAPGGPARVQERTESRSISSRFLLQVQTSPLREPSLSSSSLTLSRPDQVAQVSGEQLKGSGATPPGAPPEKEPSSGNSGPQRVAPVLLPRRRNNLDSSWAPKKVAAARPLAALQKAQSVHCLVAHDELPSSRPLPSREVEIQGSLGSLPQADGHPSRPHSYQSPTTSSMAKLARSISVGENPGLAAEPPAPTPARISPFNKPALPSRAHLVLDIPKPLPDRPTLTTFSPVTKVLVHSEAEQTGSLVSLGKAHTAVVGEGTTHKPRTECQAHPSPKHPCAQQLLQGPERLQPPTPEKTPNAMEGTRPGAAPNQDPELALSLQQCEQLVAELRGNVHQAVHLYHLVTSCKTPSAEQSHITRLLRDTFSSVRQELEALAGAALSSPGGSPGAVGAEQTQALLEQYSELLLRAVERRMECRL; via the exons GTGACCTTGGAGAAGGTGCTGGGAGTAACAGTATCTGGAGGCAGAGGACTTGCCTGTGATCCCCGATCAGGTTTAGTTGCCTATCCAGCTGG GTGTGTGGTTGTGCTCTTCAGTCCCCGGAAACATAAGCAGCACCATATCCTCAACAGCTCCAG GAAAACCATTACTGCCCTTGCCTTCTCCCCTGATGGCAAGTACTTGGTCACTGGAGAG AGTGGGCACATGCCTGCCGTGCGGGTTTGGGATGTGGCGGAACGGAGCCAGGTGGCAGAGCTGCAAGAGCATAAGTATGGCGTGGCTTGTGTGGCTTTCTCCCCTAGTGCCAAGTACATTGTCTCTGTGGGTTACCAGCATGATATGATTGTCAACGTGTGGGCCTGGAAG AAAAACATTGTGGTGGCCTCCAATAAAGTGTCTAGTCGGGTGACAGCAGTGTCCTTTTCTGAAGACTGCAGCTACTTTGTCACTGCAGGCAACCGGCACATCAAATTCTGGTACCTCGATGACAGCAAGACCTCGAAG GTGAACGCCACTGTGCCCCTGCTGGGCCGCTCAGGGCTGCTGGGCGAGCTGCGGAACAACCTGTTCACTGATGTGGCATGTGGCCGAGGGAAAAAGGCTGACAGCACTTTCTGTATCACCTCATCGGGGTTGCTGTGCGAGTTCAGTGATCGAAGGCTTCTGGACAAATGGGTGGAGCTAAGA AACACAGACAGCTTCACA ACCACTGTGGCCCACTGCATCTCTGTCAGCCAGGAGTACATCTTCTGTGGCTGTGCTGACGGTACTGTGCGCCTGTTCAATCCCTCCAACCTGCACTTCCTCAGTACCTTACCCAGACCCCATGCCCTGGGAACGGACATCGCCAGCATCACCGAGGCCAG cTGCCTCTTCTCTGGAGGGGCTGATGCCAGGTACCCAGACACCATTGCCTTGACCTTTGATCCAACTAATCAGTGGCTGTCTTGTGTATACAACGACCACAGCATCTATGTTTGGGATGTGAGGGACCCCAAGAAAGTGGGCAAGGTGTACTCAGCTCTGTAtcattcttcctgtgtctggagTGTGGAG GTCTACCCAGAGGTGAAGGACAGTAATCAGGCCTGTCTTCCCCCCAGTTCCTTTATCACCTGCTCCTCAGACAACACCATCCGCCTGTGGAACACAGAGAGCTCTGGGGTACATGGCTCTACCCTGCACCGAAACATCCTCAGCAAT GATCTCATTAAGATCATTTATGTAGACGGGAACACTCAGGCTctgttggacactgagctccctGGAGGAGACAAAGCTGATGGGTCCTTGATGGATCCCCGAGTAGGCATCCGTTCTGTGTGCATCAGCCCCAATGGACAGCACCTAGCTTCAGGAGACCGAATGGGGACCCTGAG GGTACATGAGCTGCAGTCACTGAATGAGATGCTGAAGGTAGAGGCCCATGACTCTGAGATCTTGTGCCTGGAATACTCTAAGCCAGACACAG GTCTGAAGCTGCTAGCCTCAGCAAGCCGGGACCGTCTGATCCATGTGCTGGACGCTGGGCGGGAGTACAGCCTGCAGCAGACACTGGACGAGCACTCCTCCTCTATCACTGCTGTCAAGTTTGCAG CCAGTGATGGGCAAGTGAGAATGATCAGCTGTGGTGCAGACAAGAGCATTTACTTCCGAACTGCACAGAAG TCTGGAGAAGGGGTGCAGTTTACACGAACACACCACGTGGTACGGAAGACAACCCTCTATGACATGGATGTGGAACCCAGCTGGAAGTACACAGCCATCGGCTGCCAAGACCGAAATATTCG GATCTTCAACATCAGCAGCGGGAAGCAGAAAAAGCTGTACAAAGGGTCACAGGGTGAAGACGGCACTCTCATTAAG GTGCAGACAGACCCCTCAGGGATCTACATTGCCACCAGCTGTTCTGATAAGAATCTCTCCATTTTTGACTTCTCCTCAGGCGAGTGTGTGGCCACTATGTTTGGTCACTCAG AGATTGTCACTGGCATGAAATTTAGTAATGATTGCAAACATCTCATCTCTGTGTCAGGGGACAG CTGCATATTTGTCTGGCGCCTGAGCTCTGAGATGACTATCAGCATGAGGCAGCGCCTGGCTGAGTTGCGCCAGCGACAGCGAGGGTCCAAGCAGCAAGGCCCAACCTCTCCCCAAAGGGCTTCTGGACCCAAACA GCACCAAGTTCCAGTGATACCCCCTTCTGGACCAGCTCTTTCCTCAGACAGTGACAaggagggagaggatgagggtACCGAAGAAGAAGAACTGCCAGCTCTGCCCATCCTTGGCAAGAGCACCAAGAAAGATCCAG GCTCTAGTCCAGCCCTGCTCCGAAGCCTGTCTCACTGGGAAATGAGTCAG GCACAAGAGACTATGGAGTTTCTGGGCCCACCTCCTGCAGTGAACACAGGACCCAAAAGAAGAGGGCGCTGGGCTCAGCCAGGCGTGGAGCTGAGTGTTCGCTCCATGCTGGACTTGAGACAGCTAGAGACCTTGGCCCCAAGCCCTCGAGGCCCCAGCCAGGACTCACTGGCTGAGTCCCCAGCTGGTCCTGGGAAGCATGGTCCCCAGGCTCCTGAACTCTCATATGCTAGCCAG AATGAAAAGGCCCCCCAGCTTCAGGCTTCCCAACCCTGTTCCTGTCCCCACATTATCCAGTTGTTGTCACAAGAGGAAGGAGTCTTTGCCCAAGATCTGGAGCCTTCACCCATTGAAGATGGTATTGTCTACCCGGAACCCAGTGACAGCCCCACCATGGATACCAG TGCGTTTCAGGTGCAGGCTCCAAGCCGAGGGTCCCTAGGAAGGGTGTACCCAGGCAGCAGGGGCTCAGAGAAGCACAGTCCTGACAGCGCGTGCTCTGTGGATTACAGCAGCAGCCGGCTCTCCAGCCCTGAGCACCCCAATGAAG ACCTTGAAGAGCCGGCCGAgggtgaggaagaagaggaagaagagggaggcacTGGCCTCTGTGGGCTACAAGAAGGCAGCCCTCATACCCCGGATCAGGAGCAGTTTCTAAAACAGCACTTTGAGACTCTGGCCAATGGGGCTGCTCCAG GGGGTCCAGCACGAGTCCAAGAAAGAACAGAGTCTCGGAGCATCTCATCACGATTCCTGCTGCAAGTGCAGACCTCCCCACTCAG GGAACCATCCCTGTCCTCCTCAAGCTTGACCTTGTCAAGACCTGACCAGGTGGCACAGGTATCCGGTGAGCAGCTAAAAGGCAGTGGTGCCACTCCCCCAGGAGCACCCCCAGAAAAGGAACCCTCTTCTGGCAACTCCGGCCCCCAGCGGGTGGCCCCCGTGCTGTTGCCACGACGTCGTAACAACCTGGACAGCAGCTGGGCCCCCAAGAAAGTGGCTGCAGCCCGCCCCTTAGCTGCACTCCAGAAAGCCCAGTCGGTGCACTGCCTGGTAGCACACG ATGAGCTGCCTTCATCGCGTCCCCTGCCCTCCCGGGAGGTGGAGATCCAAGGCAGCTTAGGATCCCTGCCACAAGCTGATGGCCACCCATCTCGGCCCCACTCCTACCAGAGCCCCACCACCAGTTCTATGGCCAAGCTAGCTCGAAGCATTTCTGTTGGTGAGAACCCAGGCCTGGCGGCTGAACCTCCAGCTCCTACACCAGCACGAATCTCACCATTCAACAAACCAGCTCTACCTAGCCGGGCTCACCTTGTTTTGGACATCCCCAAACCACTTCCTGACCGTCCTACTCTGACCACATTCTCACCTGTAACCAAGGTCCTGGTCCACAGTGAAGCAGAACAGACTGGCTCCCTGGTGAGCCTAGGAAAGGCTCACACTGCGGTTGTAGGGGAGGGAACCACTCATAAACCTAGGACAGAGTGCCAAGCTCATCCTAGCCccaaacacccctgtgcccagcaaCTCCTCCAAGGCCCTGAGCGTTTGCAGCCCCCAACCCCCGAGAAGACTCCTAACGCCATGGAAGGCACCAGGCCAGGGGCAGCCCCGAACCAGGACCCAG AACTGGCCTTGAGCCTGCAACAATGTGAACAGCTTGTGGCAGAGCTCCGGGGGAATGTTCACCAGGCCGTGCATCTCTACCACTTG GTGACAAGCTGTAAGACACCTTCAGCAGAGCAGAGTCACATCACCCGTCTCCTGAGAGACACCTTCTCCTCCGTGCGGCAGGAGCTGGAGGCCCTGGCCGGGGCTGCGCTGTCCAGCCCAGGTGGCAGCCCTGGGGCTGTGGGGGCTGAGCAAACTCAGGCCCTGTTGGAGCAGTACTCAGAGCTATTGCTTCGAGCTGTGGAGCGGCGCATGGAGTGCAGACTCTGA